The following proteins are encoded in a genomic region of Ostrea edulis chromosome 7, xbOstEdul1.1, whole genome shotgun sequence:
- the LOC125681637 gene encoding uncharacterized protein LOC125681637, whose product MLKDVSEALLSLQDEAIPSTSTSTCDMHRGHIKENRTNIVNHDQSDTICTGTGSDMNQNEHVKQEQTQKNAIHCATQIQDCGTQTTFHCSDILANKIERRLRKNEGHSKQKSPQKQNTKNKFDYEQLATKGKLFKFYTGLNVEQFNHFFKVLENAGGVYELKYWKGNKTKSPKKRRNDSKQRQTKLSTRNQLLLVLMKLRHRFPNKDLAYRYGVSISTVSSTINTWIQYLYKVTGGIRKKMFPSRALIQKHLPACFRSFKNVRVIIDCFEIFTQSSRDFAEQGNMYSSYKNNPTLKCLVGVAPTGAVTFLSDVYEGSISDKEITVKSGLADLLNPGDLVIADRGFLIRDILNPRKVDLNIPPFLSGRDRLTPQEEILTKRIARVRIHVERAIERMKKFKIIGTTIPLSLKPVATEIVHIIGFLVNYQSPLVK is encoded by the exons ATGTTAAAGGACGTGTCAGAAGCATTACTATCCTTACAAGATGAGGCAATACCTTCAACTTCTACTAGCACTTGTGATATGCATCGTGGCCATATTAAGGAGAACAGAACAAATATAGTCAACCATGATCAGTCTGACACTATATGTACTGGGACCGGGTCTGATATGAATCAGAAT GAACATGTCAAACAGGAGCAGACCCAAAAGAACGCAATTCATTGTGCAACACAAATACAAGATTGTGGGACACAAACTACTTTTCATTGCAGTGATATTCTTGCCAATAAAATTGAGAGAAGGCTGAGGAAAAATGAAGGGCATTCAAAGCAAAAGAGTCCGCAAAAACAGAACACCAAAAACAAGTTTGATTACGAGCAATTGGCAACAAAaggaaaactttttaaattttacacagGTTTAAATGTTGAACAATTTAACCACTTTTTTAAGGTCTTGGAAAATGCCGGAGGTGTATATGAACTGAAATATTGGaaaggaaataaaacaaaatcaccAAAGAAAAGGCGAAACGACTCAAAACAACGACAAACCAAACTATCGACAAGAAATCAGTTATTATTGGTTCTTATGAAGTTAAGGCATAGGTTTCCAAATAAAGATCTTGCATACAGATATGGAGTAAGCATCAGTACTGTCTCTTCAACAATTAAcacttggattcaatatttatataaagttACTGGTGGTATTCGTAAAAAAATGTTTCCATCTAGGGCTttaattcaaaaacatttgCCTGCTTGCTTTAGGTCCTTCAAAAATGTCCGTGTGATAATTGATTGCTTTGAGATATTTACTCAGTCATCACGGGATTTTGCTGAGCAAGGTAATATGTATTCCTCGTATAAAAATAATCCAACATTGAAATGTTTGGTTGGTGTTGCACCTACAGGAGCAGTTACATTTTTATCAGATGTATATGAGGGAAGTATATCAGACAAGGAGATAACTGTAAAGTCTGGTTTGGCTGACTTGCTTAATCCTGGAGACTTGGTGATAGCGGATCGAGGGTTTTTGATTCGGGATATACTGAACCCAAGAAAAGTAGACCTTAACATTCCACCATTTCTTTCAGGAAGAGATCGACTAACCCCTCAAGAAGAAATATTGACAAAACGCATTGCACGAGTACGCATTCATGTGGAACGAGCAATTGAGCGcatgaaaaaatttaaaataatagGAACAACAATACCTCTTAGTCTCAAACCAGTAGCCACAGAAATAGTGCATATAATTGGATTTCTAGTCAATTACCAAAGTCCACTTGTAAAATGA
- the LOC130046282 gene encoding uncharacterized protein LOC130046282: MAVSDKIYSIKLEETDVPGAKFRCSDVSEHSVVELKRWLECRGMLQAGTKPELVKRCLECIESKNTDIIISVDGGIWYEEKVREVLSTARSKSSADMIPLLPTSGWQKFPSGSIPKGFCYGRIYEHIILTAKVYEKKSKTSTSDSESEDNLTDFNTSKPMVKGRQYFASGHVKDIKSIAKGEYFFVKSTVMASYTQQKLYHVTLTLGSPSGKILDASCDCKASAMGRCNHIASLLFALEDYTLQFGYDPDACTSKLCTWNVGRKAKRQPQPCYSTSYNKKLKADRYRNYNPMTTKLDETKFANEFIATLPNSGSYCMFDQILEIEYSDYVVDIKNLNERTNYSLNLIKQDASEPYEVPNTDRQAESIMWHSSRNCRITASVAKEVSSVKSPRAKYNLLERILWGKKLPQLKSLKYGQENEDNAFTQYVNLSKGNNETTRKSGFWINPEYPELGCSPDGLIYDANNNLIGVLEIKCPLVLKDKDPLCIESLKPCQRFNLCYTIENGILSLKKTHKYYAQVQMQMGLCNVKFCDFVIWSSAKTLIQRIHFDGEYWHDLRDKLILFHHKCMMPEYLEMRIPRKLLPVEL; this comes from the exons ATGGCAGTGTCCGACAAAATCTATTCTATAAAGTTAGAGGAAACTGATGTTCCTGGAGCGAAGTTTCGTTGTTCTGATGTGTCAGAACATTCAGTCGTTGAACTGAAGCGATGGTTAGAATGCAGGGGAATGTTACAAGCGGGTACAAAACCCGAATTAGTCAAAAG GTGCCTAGAATGCATAGAGTCCAAGAACACAGACATCATAATTTCTGTGGATGGGGGAATCTGGTACGAGGAGAAAGTACGAGAGGTGTTATCCACTGCCCGCAGTAAATCATCAGCTGATATGATACCTCTTTTACCTACAAGTGGTTGGCAAAAATTTCCTTCAGGGAGTATTCCTAAAGGATTCTGTTATGGAAGAATATATGAACATATAATACTAACTGCCAAAGTATATGAGAAAAAAAGTAAAACGTCGACGTCTGATAGTGAAAGTGAAGACAATTTGACAGACTTCAATACTTCAAAACCGATGGTGAAAGGACGTCAATATTTTGCCAGCGGCCATGTAAAAGATATTAAGAGTATTGCAAAAGGTGAATACTTTTTTGTCAAATCAACTGTGATGGCATCATACACTCAACAAAAGCTATATCATGTGACTTTAACTTTGGGATCTCcatctgggaaaatattggatGCCTCGTGTGATTGTAAAGCTTCAGCAATGGGACGATGTAACCATATAGCTTCGTTATTATTTGCTTTGGAGGATTACACATTACAGTTTGGATACGATCCGGATGCTTGCACTAGCAAGCTATGTACATGGAATGTAGGACGGAAGGCTAAAAGGCAACCTCAGCCATGTTATTCCACATCATACAACAAAAAGTTAAAAGCGGATAGGTACAGAAATTATAATCCTATGACTACTAAATTGGATGAAACTAAATTTGCGAATGAATTTATTGCTACATTGCCAAATTCTGGATCATATTGTATGTTTGAccaaatattagaaattgaatatagtgattatgtggttgacattaaaaatttaaatgaaagaacCAATTATTCTTTGAATTTGATCAAACAAGATGCATCTGAACCTTATGAAGTCCCAAACACTGATAGACAGGCTGAATCTATTATGTGGCACAGCAGTCGCAATTGTAGAATAACTGCATCTGTAGCAAAGGAAGTCAGTAGTGTTAAAAGCCCAAGGGCTAAATATAACCTTTTGGAGCGGATTCTATGGGGCAAAAAGCTTCCCcaattgaaaagtttaaagtatggacaagaaaatgaagataatgCATTTACGCAATATGTTAATCTGAGTAAGGGAAACAATGAAACAACAAGAAAAAGTGGTTTCTGGATAAATCCCGAGTACCCTGAATTAGGATGTAGCCCAGATGGACTAATCTATGATGCTAACAATAATCTTATTGGTGTTTTGGAAATAAAATGTCCATTAGTATTGAAAGACAAAGACCCATTATGTATAGAGAGTCTAAAGCCGTGTCAACGATTTAACTTGTGTTATACAATAGAAAATGGTATCCTGTCtttgaaaaaaacccataagTACTATGCTCAGGTTCAAATGCAAATGGGACTTTGTAATGTgaaattttgtgattttgtaaTTTGGTCTAGTGCAAAAACTTTGATTCAGAGAATCCATTTTGATGGAGAATATTGGCATGATCTCCGagataaattaattttatttcatcataAATGTATGATGCCGGAATACCTAGAAATGAGGATTCCAAGAAAACTCTTGCCAGTAGaactttaa